Proteins encoded by one window of Sulfurospirillum barnesii SES-3:
- the nifK gene encoding nitrogenase molybdenum-iron protein subunit beta — protein sequence MQEIENIVNGQKLFLKPEYQEVLNNKKQFEGHAGATNPEKVIEISKWTTTWEYREKNLAREHITINPAKACQPLGAVMAALGFENTMPYVHGSHGCVAYFRSYFTRHFKEPTPCVSDSMSESAAVFGGLSNMKEGLRNCKALYKPDMIAVSTTCMAEVIGDDLDAFVKGAVTDAQGELDTTYIPAAHTPSFKGSHITGYDNMMEAIFKTLTPEGEVEKDEERINIIPGFESYLGSLKEVKKIAAMFSDKIVMLGDHEEQWNTGAGEYKLYAGGTPMDVVKSAKGAKATISLQKYTTPATGKYIKNEWKHDYLTCNPIGLGGTDAFVMKLSELTGKPVPSELTKLRAQLVDAMQDSYPYMHGKKFAIWGDPDFLLGVVSFLVEMGAVPVHVVCHNAPRKNWEKEMQSILDKGTFKEECHIWAGKDLWALRSLLFTEPVDFMIGNVYGKELYRDTKIPLIRIGFPIFDRHHLHRYSISGYEGCLNLLTWITNAVLDQLDEETKGIGTTDYFFDCVR from the coding sequence ATGCAAGAGATTGAAAACATAGTAAACGGGCAAAAGCTCTTTTTAAAACCAGAGTATCAAGAGGTCTTAAACAACAAAAAACAGTTTGAAGGTCACGCAGGTGCGACTAACCCTGAAAAAGTCATTGAGATTTCTAAGTGGACAACCACATGGGAATACCGTGAAAAAAACTTAGCACGTGAGCACATTACCATCAATCCTGCTAAAGCGTGTCAGCCCTTAGGTGCGGTGATGGCAGCCCTTGGCTTTGAAAACACCATGCCTTACGTGCATGGAAGTCATGGGTGTGTGGCGTACTTTCGAAGTTACTTTACCCGTCACTTTAAAGAGCCAACACCGTGTGTGAGTGATTCGATGAGTGAGAGTGCGGCGGTTTTTGGTGGACTTTCAAACATGAAAGAGGGCTTACGTAACTGTAAAGCGCTTTATAAGCCTGATATGATTGCCGTTTCGACCACATGTATGGCAGAGGTTATTGGGGATGATTTGGATGCGTTTGTCAAAGGTGCGGTTACGGATGCACAGGGAGAACTCGATACGACGTATATTCCAGCGGCACACACACCCTCTTTTAAAGGCAGTCACATCACAGGGTATGACAACATGATGGAAGCCATTTTTAAGACACTCACACCTGAGGGAGAAGTGGAGAAAGATGAGGAGCGTATTAACATCATTCCTGGGTTTGAGAGTTATTTGGGAAGTCTTAAAGAGGTGAAAAAAATCGCCGCCATGTTTAGCGATAAAATTGTGATGCTAGGCGACCATGAAGAGCAATGGAACACAGGTGCTGGAGAGTATAAACTCTATGCAGGCGGTACACCTATGGATGTTGTCAAAAGTGCCAAAGGCGCAAAAGCGACCATCTCTTTGCAAAAGTACACCACACCAGCGACAGGCAAGTACATCAAAAACGAGTGGAAACACGACTACCTTACATGTAATCCTATTGGCTTAGGTGGAACCGATGCGTTTGTGATGAAGCTTAGTGAACTGACAGGTAAACCCGTCCCTTCGGAACTCACAAAACTTCGAGCGCAATTGGTCGATGCGATGCAAGATAGCTACCCGTATATGCACGGTAAAAAGTTTGCCATCTGGGGAGACCCTGACTTTTTGCTAGGTGTCGTCTCCTTTTTAGTGGAAATGGGCGCTGTGCCTGTGCATGTTGTATGCCACAACGCACCTCGCAAAAACTGGGAAAAAGAGATGCAATCCATCTTAGATAAAGGCACGTTTAAAGAGGAGTGTCACATCTGGGCGGGGAAAGATTTGTGGGCGCTTAGAAGCTTACTTTTCACAGAACCTGTGGACTTTATGATAGGCAATGTGTACGGCAAAGAGTTGTACCGTGATACGAAAATTCCTTTGATTCGCATTGGATTTCCAATTTTCGATAGACACCATTTGCACCGCTACTCCATCAGCGGATACGAGGGGTGTTTAAATCTTTTAACATGGATCACCAACGCCGTGCTCGACCAACTCGATGAAGAGACCAAAGGCATTGGCACCACCGACTACTTCTTTGACTGCGTAAGATAA
- the nifD gene encoding nitrogenase molybdenum-iron protein alpha chain produces MTTETLLSQQQAAIAEVLEAYPEKARKSREKHLGVDAPEGVKGACDSTKSNKQTVPGVMSQRGCAYAGSKGVVWGPVKDMIHISHGPIGCGQYSRAGRRNYYVGTTGVDTYVTMNFSTDYQEKDIVFGGDKKLKAALAEIDALFPLNNGISIQSECPIGLIGDDIQAVAKAYKKESGKPTVAVSCEGFRGVSQSLGHHIANDVIRDEVLSDNSYKKDFESTPYDVTIIGDYNIGGDAWSSRILLEEMGLRVIAQWSGDATYKELTIAPKAKINLLHCYRSMNYVVRHMEQEFGVPWMEYNFFGPTKTTESLRKIAAFFDESIQAKTEAVIAKYTEMTDKVIAKYRPKLEGKKVMLYVGGLRPRHVIGAYEDLGMEVIGTGYEFGHGDDYKRTKEELSRATLIYDDVNEYELEQFVKKLKPDLVASGVKEKYVFQKMGLPFRQMHSWDYSGPYHGYDAFAIFAKDMDLAMNSPVWAHTKAPWESN; encoded by the coding sequence ATGACAACTGAAACATTGTTAAGCCAACAACAAGCCGCCATTGCGGAAGTGCTTGAGGCTTATCCTGAAAAAGCGAGAAAAAGCAGAGAAAAACACCTAGGCGTTGATGCGCCTGAGGGTGTTAAAGGTGCGTGCGATAGCACTAAAAGCAACAAACAAACCGTTCCAGGGGTGATGTCTCAACGTGGCTGTGCGTACGCAGGAAGTAAAGGCGTTGTGTGGGGACCTGTAAAAGATATGATTCATATCAGCCATGGTCCGATTGGTTGTGGTCAGTACTCAAGGGCTGGACGACGTAATTATTACGTGGGAACCACAGGGGTTGATACCTATGTTACCATGAACTTTTCCACCGATTATCAAGAAAAAGACATTGTCTTTGGTGGCGATAAAAAACTCAAAGCTGCTTTGGCGGAGATTGATGCACTTTTTCCGCTGAACAATGGTATTTCTATTCAAAGTGAGTGTCCTATTGGTTTGATTGGTGATGACATTCAAGCGGTGGCTAAAGCGTACAAAAAAGAGTCAGGAAAACCTACCGTTGCCGTCTCCTGTGAAGGGTTTCGAGGGGTAAGCCAGAGTTTGGGGCACCACATTGCTAATGATGTCATCCGTGATGAGGTGCTAAGCGATAACTCGTATAAAAAAGATTTTGAAAGCACTCCGTATGATGTCACCATTATTGGGGATTATAACATCGGGGGCGATGCGTGGAGTTCACGTATTTTGCTTGAAGAGATGGGGCTTAGGGTGATTGCTCAATGGAGTGGCGATGCAACCTATAAGGAGCTTACCATAGCACCAAAAGCGAAAATCAACCTGCTGCATTGCTACCGAAGTATGAACTACGTGGTACGTCATATGGAGCAAGAGTTTGGCGTGCCGTGGATGGAGTATAACTTCTTTGGTCCCACCAAAACGACCGAGAGTTTACGCAAAATTGCCGCCTTTTTTGATGAGAGCATTCAGGCAAAAACCGAAGCCGTTATCGCCAAATACACAGAGATGACCGATAAAGTCATCGCAAAATACCGTCCAAAACTAGAAGGCAAAAAAGTGATGCTCTACGTCGGTGGTCTTCGCCCTCGTCACGTCATTGGGGCGTATGAAGATTTGGGTATGGAAGTGATTGGTACGGGGTATGAGTTTGGGCATGGAGATGATTATAAACGTACCAAAGAAGAGCTTTCTCGTGCAACACTGATTTACGATGACGTGAACGAGTATGAACTCGAGCAGTTTGTGAAAAAACTCAAACCTGATTTGGTGGCAAGTGGTGTCAAAGAGAAGTATGTTTTTCAAAAAATGGGTTTACCCTTTAGACAAATGCACTCATGGGATTATAGCGGACCGTACCACGGATATGACGCATTTGCGATTTTCGCAAAAGACATGGATTTGGCGATGAACTCCCCTGTGTGGGCGCATACCAAAGCACCATGGGAATCGAATTAA